Proteins from a single region of Haemorhous mexicanus isolate bHaeMex1 chromosome 4, bHaeMex1.pri, whole genome shotgun sequence:
- the THNSL2 gene encoding threonine synthase-like 2, which translates to MEYVSTRGGTGAVDFEGALFSGYAPDGGLFMPQHIPSLDRDTLRRWSSLSYPELVKELCSLFIPAKLVPRNVLSELIDRAFSRFRHKNVVHLSKLKDGLNILELWHGVTYAFKDLSLSCTGQFLQYFLEKKQKHVNILVGTSGDTGSSAIESVRGQKNVDIFVLLPKGLCTQIQELQMTTVIEDNVHVFAAHGNSDEIDEPIKELFADVNFAGKYNLMSLNSVNWSRIMVQIAHYFYAYFQCTPSLDTTQLPMVEIVVPTGGGGNITAGCIAQKMGLPIRLVTVVNSNDIIHRTVQHGDFSVAKSVKATLASAMDIQEPYNVERILWLLSGSDSRLIKTLMEQFNISKRLKLPEDLHRKLSKTLGSCSASDQDIVGAMRRCWEENQYLLCPHSAVAAHYHYSQPHSIPRCCLAPASAAKFQDALLRAGLAPQIPPEISALTAMETRSTPLERGQDWAQVLRGRIEAVAQQWEAQAGQSAPQGR; encoded by the exons ATGGAGTATGTCAGCACACGGGGAGGCACGGGGGCCGTGGACTTCGAGGGAGCCCTTTTCTCTGGCTATGCCCCCGATGGGGGCCTCTTCATGCCCCAGCACATCCCCTCgctggacagggacaccctgcGAAGGTGGAGCAGCCTCTCCTACCCTGAGCTGGTGAAGGAGCTGTGCTCCCTCTTCATCCCGGCTAAGCTGGTCCCACGGAATGTGCTCAGCG AGCTGATCGACAGGGCATTCAGCAGATTCAGACACAAGAATGTTGTGCATCTGTCCAAGCTGAAAGATGGGCTGAACATTTTGGAGCTCTGGCATGGTGTTACGTATGCATTTAAGGACCTGTCCttgtcctgcacaggacagtttttacagtatttcttggagaaaaagcagaagcatGTCAATATTCTGGTGG GGACttcaggggacacggggagctCGGCCATCGAGAGCGTGAGAGGGCAGAAGAACGTGGACATCTTTGTTCTGCTGCCCAAGGGGCTCTGCACCCAGATACAGGAACTACAGATGACCACTGTCATTGAAGACAACGTCCACGTCTTTGCTG CTCATGGGAACAGCGATGAAATCGATGAGCCGATCAAGGAACTGTTTGCTGATGTCAATtttgctggaaaatacaacctGATGAGCTTGAATTCTGTCAATTGGTCCAGGATTATGGTGCAGATTGCCCACTACTTCTATGCTTACTTTCAGTGCACCCCGTCCCTGGATACCACCCAGCTGCCAATGGTGGAAATTGTTGTGCCaacgggaggaggaggaaatatCACGG CTGGCTGCATTGCCCAGAAAATGGGTCTCCCAATTCGACTTGTTACTGTGGTGAACAGCAATGACATCATTCATAGGACTGTTCAACATGGAGATTTCTCAGTGGCAAAGAGCGTGAAGGCTACCTTAGCATCAGCCATGGATATCCAG GAGCCTTACAACGTGGAGAGGAtcctctggctgctctcagGCTCTGACAGCCGCCTGATAAAAACTCTGATGGAGCAATTCAACATCTCAAAAAGGCTGAAGCTGCCAGAGGATTTGCACAGAAAG CTCTCCAAGACCCTGGGATCATGCTCAGCCTCTGACCAGGACATTGTGGGAGCCATGCGGCGCTGCTGGGAGGAGAACCAGTACCTGCTGTGCCCCCACTCTGCCGTGGCTGCTCACTACCACTACTCACAGCCACACAG catCCCCCGGTGTTGCTtggctccagcctctgcagccAAATTTCAGGATGCCCTTCTCCGAGCTGGCCTGGCTCCCCAGATCCCCCCTGAAATCTCTGCTCTGACAGCAATGGAGACCAGGTCCACTCCCCTGGAGCGGGGACAGGACTGGGCACAGGTGCTCCGGGGCCGGATTGAAGCTGTAGCACAGCAGTGGGAGGCACAGGCAGGTCAGTCTGCACCCCAGGGCAGGTAG